From Kineosporia succinea, the proteins below share one genomic window:
- a CDS encoding N-acetylneuraminate synthase family protein, whose protein sequence is MTAGPNKTIAPVEIGGKLVGPGQPVYVIAEIGLNHNGDVAIAKQLIDIAHEAGCDAVKFQKRTPEISTPKDMRDVQRETPWGTMSYLDYRYRVEFEEEQYTEIDNYCSKLGMHWFASPWDVPSVEFLANKFDVVTFKVASASVTDIDLLTAMKNTGKPVILSTGMSTLEEIDKAVETLGTEKLVMMHATSTYPMPAHEANLRTINTLRERYGVPVGYSGHETGLQISLAAVALGAVTVERHITLDRTMWGSDHSASLEPNGLRHLVRDIRIIEEALGDGVKRVFEGELKPKARLRRVG, encoded by the coding sequence ATGACTGCTGGACCCAACAAGACGATCGCGCCGGTGGAGATCGGCGGCAAGCTGGTCGGCCCCGGCCAGCCGGTGTACGTCATCGCCGAGATCGGTCTGAACCACAACGGTGACGTGGCGATCGCCAAGCAGCTGATCGACATCGCCCACGAGGCCGGTTGCGACGCTGTGAAGTTCCAGAAGCGCACGCCGGAGATCTCCACGCCCAAGGACATGCGCGACGTCCAGCGTGAGACCCCGTGGGGCACCATGAGCTACCTCGACTACCGCTACCGCGTTGAGTTCGAGGAGGAGCAGTACACCGAGATCGACAACTACTGCTCGAAGCTCGGCATGCACTGGTTCGCCTCGCCGTGGGACGTGCCCTCGGTCGAGTTCCTGGCGAACAAGTTCGACGTGGTCACCTTCAAGGTCGCCTCCGCCTCGGTCACGGACATCGACCTGCTCACGGCGATGAAGAACACCGGCAAGCCGGTCATCCTCTCGACGGGTATGTCCACCCTCGAGGAGATCGACAAGGCCGTGGAGACCCTCGGCACCGAGAAGCTCGTGATGATGCACGCGACCTCGACGTACCCGATGCCGGCCCACGAGGCCAACCTGCGCACGATCAACACGCTGCGCGAGCGTTACGGTGTGCCGGTCGGTTACTCCGGCCACGAGACCGGTCTGCAGATCAGCCTCGCCGCCGTCGCCCTCGGTGCCGTCACGGTCGAGCGTCACATCACGCTCGACCGCACCATGTGGGGCTCGGACCACTCCGCCTCGCTGGAGCCGAACGGCCTGCGTCACCTGGTCCGCGACATCCGGATCATCGAAGAGGCCCTGGGTGACGGCGTGAAGCGCGTCTTCGAGGGTGAGCTCAAGCCGAAGGCGCGTCTGCGTCGCGTCGGCTGA
- a CDS encoding class I SAM-dependent methyltransferase, producing the protein MSEQLRRLAGRRGQAAVPDLGAELSEADARLLEQAQAREKLEQGFEAFPPRTERIGQHIKTMLGKSGVKSGRILEIGGRANPYKDWFPGFEYTALDLEITEPGVIQGDITNIPELESGSFDAIISVDVFEHIREPWLAAPEIVRLLRPGGFTYHSTVFSWRYRPSPVDYWRFSPEALAFLFKDLRIMQAQFDTVERRRSIVGKGKHKLANDAFGGWRENWRVFYAGVKDDPNAAKGVSALAAQQAAEAELKTVRDQPYAPDAD; encoded by the coding sequence GTGAGCGAGCAGTTGCGCCGGCTGGCCGGACGCCGAGGTCAGGCTGCTGTTCCGGACCTCGGGGCGGAGCTGTCCGAGGCCGACGCCCGGCTCCTCGAGCAGGCCCAGGCCCGGGAGAAGCTGGAGCAGGGGTTCGAGGCCTTCCCTCCCCGCACCGAGCGCATCGGCCAGCACATCAAGACGATGCTGGGTAAATCCGGGGTGAAGAGCGGGCGAATTCTGGAGATCGGCGGCCGCGCCAATCCCTACAAGGACTGGTTCCCCGGCTTCGAGTACACCGCGCTCGACCTGGAGATCACCGAGCCCGGCGTGATCCAGGGCGACATCACGAACATTCCCGAGCTGGAGTCCGGCAGCTTCGACGCGATCATCAGCGTCGACGTCTTCGAGCACATCCGGGAGCCCTGGCTGGCGGCCCCCGAGATCGTGCGCCTGCTGCGCCCGGGCGGCTTCACCTACCACTCCACCGTGTTCAGCTGGCGTTACCGCCCCTCACCGGTCGACTACTGGCGCTTCAGCCCCGAGGCCCTGGCCTTCCTGTTCAAGGACCTGCGGATCATGCAGGCACAGTTCGACACGGTCGAGCGCCGCCGCAGCATCGTGGGCAAGGGCAAGCACAAGCTCGCCAACGACGCGTTCGGCGGCTGGCGCGAGAACTGGCGTGTCTTCTACGCCGGGGTGAAAGACGACCCGAACGCGGCCAAGGGCGTCTCGGCGCTGGCCGCCCAGCAGGCCGCCGAGGCCGAGCTCAAGACCGTGCGCGACCAGCCGTACGCGCCCGACGCCGACTGA
- a CDS encoding acylneuraminate cytidylyltransferase, whose amino-acid sequence MSDAPPAQTRPRVVAVIPARGGSQGVKLKNLEPVGGRSLLMRAVTACRKSQLIDEVVVSSDHAGIQEEARRAGATVVVRPAAISGNTASSESAVLHAITEIQGDGEAPEVTVLVQCTSPFMDPADLDAAIGRVLSGEADCAFSAVESHAFLWKYGPDGLIGINHDPSFRPRRQDRDTEFRETGAFYAMRTDGLRRHGRRFFGTLVAQRVSDDHAMEIDTPDDLHIARLRAAVLEEQERIDGLPKIDVDTLVMDFDGVHTDDRLYLTEDGAESVRLSREDGMGIKLARQAGLNMLILSTEVNKVVAARGAKLQIPVIHGSSDKAQALKEWLAAEGLDPERVAYVGNDVNDLGCLRMVGWPIAVSNAHQVVKDASRLTLSKSGGSGAVREVCELIISAINAREE is encoded by the coding sequence GTGAGTGACGCACCACCTGCCCAGACCCGTCCCCGCGTTGTCGCTGTCATCCCCGCCCGAGGGGGGTCGCAGGGCGTCAAGCTCAAGAACCTCGAGCCGGTCGGGGGCCGCAGCCTGCTGATGCGTGCCGTCACCGCCTGCCGCAAGTCGCAGCTGATCGACGAGGTGGTCGTCAGCTCCGACCACGCCGGCATCCAGGAAGAGGCCCGCCGGGCCGGGGCCACCGTGGTCGTGCGCCCCGCCGCCATCTCCGGCAACACCGCGTCCTCGGAATCGGCCGTGCTGCACGCGATCACCGAGATCCAGGGCGACGGCGAGGCCCCCGAGGTGACGGTGCTGGTGCAGTGCACGAGCCCGTTCATGGACCCGGCGGATCTCGACGCGGCCATCGGCCGGGTGCTCTCGGGAGAGGCCGACTGCGCCTTCTCAGCGGTCGAGAGTCACGCGTTCCTCTGGAAGTACGGGCCGGACGGCCTGATCGGCATCAACCACGACCCCAGCTTCCGCCCCCGCCGGCAGGACCGCGACACCGAATTCCGTGAGACGGGCGCGTTTTACGCGATGCGCACCGACGGTCTGCGGCGTCACGGCCGGCGGTTCTTCGGCACCCTGGTCGCGCAGCGCGTCAGCGACGACCACGCGATGGAGATCGACACCCCCGACGACCTCCACATCGCCCGGCTGCGCGCGGCGGTGCTCGAGGAGCAGGAGCGCATCGACGGCCTGCCCAAGATCGACGTCGACACCCTGGTGATGGACTTCGACGGTGTGCACACCGACGACCGTCTCTACCTCACCGAAGACGGTGCCGAGAGCGTTCGCCTGAGCCGTGAGGACGGCATGGGGATCAAGCTCGCCCGGCAGGCCGGCCTGAACATGCTGATCCTCTCCACCGAGGTCAACAAGGTGGTGGCCGCCCGCGGCGCCAAGCTGCAGATCCCGGTGATCCACGGTTCGTCCGACAAGGCCCAGGCCCTCAAGGAGTGGCTGGCCGCCGAGGGGCTCGACCCCGAGCGCGTGGCCTACGTCGGCAACGACGTCAACGACCTGGGCTGCCTGCGCATGGTCGGCTGGCCGATCGCGGTGTCGAACGCGCACCAGGTCGTCAAGGACGCGTCGCGCCTCACGCTCAGCAAGAGCGGTGGTTCGGGTGCGGTGCGCGAGGTCTGCGAGCTGATCATCTCGGCGATCAACGCCCGCGAGGAGTAA
- a CDS encoding DUF6716 putative glycosyltransferase — protein sequence MPTPAKSFVSAPGVGQKPYTPQVPHHVIAVAESDSFLKWAVSLFGQLPEGTRTEVVVACSPARPSASQRIAALSGTAYAGHDPEVLSPGQLTKLVDRDRPDAVLLALTGPSVHAYSEALSRCEHRPVVVTGIPGIAIPARRRAWGYRGAVDLWVVHSHREAEAYDQVRRQMGMEAQIGLATIPFLNRPADILPARELADHGNPGPGTAFEHSVNDAGTSVEPLNAVASPTRNRVLFATQGKVPRVKKDRVAILQSLARLAANRPDLEVVVKTRGAIGEFHTHHEPHHYQSLWNELVEAGEVHAPDALTFAAGSMAEQLANAVALVTVSSTAVLEAMALDIPVLLIDEFGISENLINQVFVGSGVMGGLDQLEQGDFRHPETWWLADNYFHPRSDNSWIGMLDELIEQAHAGQLPAIADGLNKSRSAKRRRLDRLRLTPVGSAVVRARVRTRQRVRDSSQALTRISSQSS from the coding sequence TTGCCGACCCCGGCGAAATCGTTCGTGAGTGCACCAGGGGTCGGCCAAAAACCTTACACTCCGCAGGTGCCCCATCATGTGATCGCTGTTGCGGAATCGGACTCCTTCCTGAAATGGGCCGTCAGTCTGTTCGGTCAGCTGCCCGAGGGGACGCGGACCGAGGTCGTGGTGGCCTGTTCGCCGGCCAGACCTTCGGCGTCGCAACGGATTGCGGCCCTCAGTGGCACGGCGTACGCGGGTCATGACCCTGAGGTGCTGTCGCCGGGCCAGCTGACCAAGCTGGTCGACCGGGACCGGCCCGACGCAGTGCTGCTGGCCCTCACCGGCCCGAGCGTGCACGCGTACTCGGAGGCCCTGAGCAGGTGCGAGCACCGTCCCGTGGTGGTCACCGGCATCCCCGGCATCGCGATCCCCGCCCGCCGCCGGGCCTGGGGCTACCGCGGCGCCGTCGACCTCTGGGTCGTGCACAGCCACCGCGAGGCCGAGGCCTACGACCAGGTGCGGCGCCAGATGGGCATGGAGGCGCAGATCGGCCTGGCGACCATCCCGTTCCTGAACCGCCCGGCCGACATCCTGCCCGCGCGAGAGCTCGCCGATCATGGAAACCCGGGGCCCGGAACGGCTTTCGAACACTCGGTGAACGATGCGGGCACCAGTGTCGAACCGCTGAACGCGGTGGCCAGCCCGACCCGCAACCGTGTGCTCTTCGCCACTCAGGGCAAGGTGCCGCGGGTCAAGAAAGACCGCGTCGCGATCTTGCAGAGCCTGGCCCGGCTGGCCGCGAACCGCCCCGACCTCGAGGTCGTGGTGAAGACGCGCGGTGCCATCGGCGAGTTCCACACCCACCACGAACCGCACCACTACCAGTCGCTGTGGAACGAGCTGGTCGAGGCCGGCGAGGTGCACGCCCCCGATGCCCTGACCTTCGCGGCCGGTTCGATGGCCGAACAGCTCGCGAATGCGGTGGCGTTGGTCACGGTGAGTTCCACGGCCGTACTCGAAGCGATGGCGCTGGACATTCCGGTGCTTCTCATCGACGAGTTCGGCATCTCGGAGAACCTGATCAACCAGGTGTTCGTTGGTTCCGGCGTGATGGGCGGCCTGGATCAACTCGAGCAAGGTGACTTCCGTCATCCCGAAACCTGGTGGCTGGCGGACAATTACTTCCACCCGCGCAGCGACAACTCCTGGATCGGTATGCTCGACGAGCTGATCGAGCAGGCCCACGCCGGGCAGCTCCCAGCCATTGCCGACGGCTTGAACAAGAGCCGTTCGGCGAAGCGGAGGCGGCTCGACCGCCTCCGTCTGACCCCGGTCGGAAGTGCCGTCGTGCGCGCCAGGGTCAGAACTCGTCAGCGGGTGCGAGACTCGTCACAGGCATTGACACGCATATCGTCGCAGAGTTCGTGA
- a CDS encoding response regulator — translation MVIDSQADLNVVVEAANGEEAVARLSGTEVDVVLMDVRMPRMDGIEATRRIVALPRPPKVVVLTTFDLDEYVMSAIGAGASGFLLKDAPPEEMLQALRTVHAGDAVIGASSTRRLLHHIGPLLAKDEPKASPAAPAAPRVHHQNWTPAVPDPGTALTQAPTPGDPEHPMPRALAELTPREYEVFVLMANGLSNAEIAAHFVVSEATVKTHVGRVLTKTAARDRVQIVVLAYQLGIVRP, via the coding sequence ATGGTGATCGACTCCCAGGCCGACCTGAACGTGGTGGTCGAGGCGGCGAACGGTGAGGAGGCCGTGGCCCGGCTCTCCGGCACCGAGGTCGACGTGGTGCTGATGGACGTGCGCATGCCGCGGATGGACGGCATCGAGGCCACACGTCGCATCGTCGCCCTGCCCAGGCCGCCGAAAGTGGTGGTACTGACCACTTTCGACCTCGACGAGTACGTGATGTCGGCGATCGGCGCGGGCGCCAGCGGCTTCCTGCTCAAGGACGCGCCGCCGGAGGAGATGCTGCAGGCCCTGCGCACGGTGCACGCCGGGGACGCGGTGATCGGCGCCAGCTCCACCCGCCGGCTGCTGCACCACATCGGCCCGCTCCTCGCGAAGGACGAGCCCAAGGCCAGCCCGGCCGCCCCGGCCGCCCCCCGCGTCCATCATCAGAACTGGACCCCCGCGGTACCCGACCCCGGCACCGCCCTCACCCAGGCACCCACGCCCGGCGACCCCGAACACCCGATGCCGCGGGCGCTCGCCGAGCTGACGCCGCGCGAGTACGAGGTGTTCGTGCTCATGGCCAACGGCCTGAGCAACGCCGAGATCGCCGCCCACTTCGTGGTTTCCGAGGCGACCGTGAAGACGCACGTGGGCCGGGTGCTGACCAAGACCGCCGCCCGCGACCGGGTGCAGATCGTGGTGCTCGCCTACCAGCTGGGCATCGTGCGGCCCTGA
- a CDS encoding sensor histidine kinase — protein MSDDTRIETAYTWLRTHPLEVDAVAAGLVALFLFFLTGVGGGGTFLLSACMVAALAFRRARPLRSGAAVAAFGVLIMLSGDSAAVLPGTLAALVSLYSLSAYAPSWAGWAGMAVAWVCGALVMFAQDLLGSVAGLALGFLTALLFGTWALGRMRRLRLRDESRLTERARLLESESEKQAALAATAERARIAREMHDVVAHSLSVTISQADGGRYAAQHNPEAAITALETISATGRQALADMRALLGVLRDDDTQALTPQPDTEAIQDLLEQVRSSGLTVELEVLGEPITLAAGPGLASYRIVQESLTNVLKHAGPGATAWVRLAWLSEALEIRVEDDGRGAAATPAGPGSQGLIGMRERATLYGGQLEAGPRQGGGFGVRAYLPYGRRP, from the coding sequence GTGAGCGACGACACCCGGATCGAGACGGCCTACACCTGGCTGCGCACGCATCCCCTCGAGGTCGATGCGGTGGCCGCCGGTCTGGTGGCGCTCTTCCTGTTCTTCCTCACCGGCGTCGGGGGCGGCGGCACCTTCCTGCTGAGCGCCTGCATGGTCGCGGCCCTGGCCTTCCGCCGGGCCCGCCCGCTGCGCTCGGGCGCCGCCGTGGCCGCCTTCGGTGTGCTGATCATGCTGTCCGGCGACAGCGCCGCGGTGCTCCCCGGGACCCTGGCCGCCCTGGTCTCGCTCTACTCGCTGAGCGCCTACGCCCCGAGCTGGGCCGGCTGGGCCGGTATGGCCGTGGCCTGGGTGTGCGGCGCCCTGGTGATGTTCGCGCAGGACCTGCTCGGCTCGGTGGCCGGGCTGGCCCTGGGCTTCCTCACCGCCCTGCTCTTCGGCACCTGGGCGCTGGGCCGGATGCGCCGTCTGCGGCTGCGCGACGAGTCCCGGCTCACCGAGCGGGCCCGGCTGCTGGAGTCCGAGTCCGAGAAGCAGGCCGCGCTGGCCGCCACCGCCGAGCGCGCCCGCATCGCCCGCGAGATGCACGACGTCGTTGCGCACTCGCTCTCGGTCACGATCTCGCAGGCCGACGGCGGAAGATATGCCGCACAACACAATCCTGAAGCTGCCATCACCGCACTTGAGACGATTTCGGCCACCGGCCGGCAGGCCCTCGCCGACATGCGCGCCCTGCTCGGGGTGCTGCGCGACGACGACACCCAGGCCCTCACCCCACAACCCGACACCGAGGCGATCCAGGACCTTCTCGAGCAGGTGCGCAGCAGCGGGCTGACCGTGGAGCTGGAGGTGCTGGGCGAGCCGATCACGCTGGCGGCCGGTCCGGGCCTGGCCTCGTACCGCATCGTGCAGGAGTCGCTCACCAACGTGCTGAAGCACGCCGGGCCCGGCGCCACCGCGTGGGTGCGCCTGGCCTGGCTGTCCGAGGCGCTGGAGATCCGGGTCGAGGACGACGGGCGCGGCGCCGCCGCCACCCCGGCCGGCCCGGGCAGCCAGGGCCTGATCGGCATGCGCGAGCGCGCCACGCTCTACGGCGGTCAGCTCGAGGCCGGGCCGCGGCAGGGAGGCGGGTTCGGCGTCCGGGCGTATCTGCCCTACGGTCGTCGTCCGTGA
- a CDS encoding ABC transporter permease produces the protein MLSLSLAQLRTQAHRLVATVLAIVIAVGFVVATLVLNDTSKQTVYGALSSQYLNTDVVVTYDWQTSAGGETPDSDGWAQLAGQVEKLPGVAGVALDRSTYISARLPGSKGLRYGQVQSLADGDLRWQKLASGTWPSGPNQVVAAPGNDLEAGSTIEMQIQTVDQNGDYSDPETVTATVTGITDRAAGITSLGSQQFWTTPEQAETWGAIDTDGIRVAAAPGTDASALVTQVGDALSKTRNGGSLTVRTGEEQSAAVTKQMTADNAELTTVLLVFAAIAVFVCALVIANTFAVLLAQRVRELALLRAIGAAGKQLRRGVLVESFVIGVAASALGVLAGIGLAAGVSAIGSRYENSLVPLAGLSVHPMPVLVGMAVGVVVTMVAAFNPARKATKVAPLAAMRPMDMAPITTKGGLFRRIAGLLLAIPGVAVCWYAGRESNLLLATAGGMVTFVAVLLLARWLVPIAVALVGRVLGPAGQVPGKLAALNATRNPQRTAATATALIIGVTLTTTMVVGASTTRASASAALDDSYPTDVVIYAGTEDGMPATLAGTVGGVQNVTASMAVPGTTVKLNGEESSVLGVDPVKAGQVMRADDTGRVPAAGTISLPSWYEDGWGIKNGSAVKVTAGSREITLKARLVGDSINGPWVTSTDLTRLGGTQTVQEVWARLADDLSNGDRSDTLDAISDASADVAPDSSLSGSAQERASFDQLIDILLLIVLGLLAVAVVIAIIGVGNTMALSVLERRKESGVLRALGLTRGQLRWMLLWEAMLIAGVAAAVGVVLGSTYGVLAVKAALGNSGNVEISIPVMQVLAILVVATVAGALASVLPSRRAARISPVAAIASA, from the coding sequence ATGCTCTCCCTGAGCCTCGCGCAGCTGCGCACCCAGGCCCACCGCCTCGTGGCCACCGTGCTGGCGATCGTCATCGCCGTCGGTTTCGTGGTGGCCACCCTGGTGCTCAACGACACCTCGAAACAGACCGTCTACGGCGCGCTCTCGAGTCAGTACCTGAACACGGACGTGGTGGTCACCTACGACTGGCAGACGAGCGCCGGTGGGGAGACCCCCGACAGCGACGGCTGGGCGCAGCTCGCCGGCCAGGTGGAGAAGCTGCCGGGTGTGGCCGGGGTGGCCCTCGACCGCAGCACCTACATCAGCGCCCGCCTGCCGGGCAGCAAGGGCCTGCGCTACGGCCAGGTCCAGAGCCTCGCCGACGGTGACCTGCGCTGGCAGAAGCTGGCCTCCGGCACCTGGCCGAGCGGGCCGAACCAGGTCGTGGCCGCTCCCGGCAACGACCTGGAGGCCGGGTCGACGATCGAGATGCAGATCCAGACCGTCGACCAGAACGGCGACTACTCCGACCCGGAGACCGTGACCGCCACGGTCACCGGCATCACCGACCGCGCCGCCGGTATCACCTCGCTCGGCAGCCAGCAGTTCTGGACCACGCCCGAGCAGGCCGAGACCTGGGGGGCGATCGACACCGACGGGATCCGGGTCGCGGCCGCTCCCGGCACCGACGCCTCGGCCCTGGTCACGCAGGTCGGCGACGCGTTGAGCAAGACCAGGAACGGTGGGTCGCTGACGGTGCGCACCGGTGAGGAGCAGTCCGCGGCCGTCACCAAGCAGATGACCGCCGACAACGCCGAACTCACCACCGTGCTGCTGGTCTTCGCGGCGATCGCGGTGTTCGTCTGCGCCCTGGTCATCGCCAACACCTTCGCCGTGCTGCTGGCCCAGCGGGTGCGTGAGCTGGCCCTGCTGCGGGCGATCGGCGCGGCCGGCAAGCAGCTGCGCCGCGGCGTGCTGGTGGAGTCGTTCGTGATCGGGGTGGCCGCCTCCGCACTCGGGGTGCTGGCCGGGATCGGGCTCGCCGCAGGCGTTTCCGCGATCGGGTCGCGCTACGAGAACTCGCTGGTGCCGCTGGCCGGGCTGAGCGTGCACCCGATGCCGGTGCTGGTGGGCATGGCGGTCGGGGTGGTCGTCACGATGGTGGCCGCGTTCAACCCGGCCCGGAAGGCGACGAAGGTGGCCCCGCTGGCCGCCATGCGCCCGATGGACATGGCCCCGATCACCACGAAGGGCGGCCTGTTCCGCCGCATCGCCGGTCTGCTGCTGGCGATCCCGGGCGTGGCCGTGTGCTGGTACGCCGGCCGGGAGAGCAACCTGCTGCTGGCCACCGCGGGCGGCATGGTCACGTTCGTCGCGGTGCTGCTGCTGGCCCGCTGGCTGGTGCCGATCGCGGTCGCGCTGGTCGGCCGGGTTCTCGGGCCGGCCGGGCAGGTGCCCGGAAAGCTGGCCGCACTGAACGCCACCCGTAACCCGCAGCGCACCGCCGCCACGGCGACGGCCCTGATCATCGGCGTCACCCTGACCACCACCATGGTGGTCGGCGCGTCGACCACCCGGGCGTCCGCGTCCGCCGCCCTGGACGACAGCTACCCCACCGACGTCGTCATCTACGCCGGCACGGAAGACGGGATGCCCGCCACGTTGGCCGGCACCGTCGGCGGCGTGCAGAACGTCACCGCCTCGATGGCGGTGCCGGGCACGACGGTGAAGCTGAACGGCGAGGAGAGCTCGGTCCTGGGTGTCGACCCGGTCAAGGCCGGCCAGGTCATGCGCGCCGACGACACCGGCCGGGTGCCGGCGGCCGGCACGATCAGCCTGCCGAGCTGGTACGAGGACGGCTGGGGGATCAAGAACGGCTCAGCGGTGAAGGTCACGGCCGGGAGCCGGGAGATCACCCTGAAGGCCCGGCTGGTCGGCGACTCGATCAACGGCCCCTGGGTCACGAGCACCGACCTGACCCGGCTCGGCGGCACCCAGACCGTGCAGGAGGTCTGGGCCCGGCTGGCCGACGACCTCAGCAACGGCGACCGCTCCGACACGCTCGACGCGATCTCCGACGCCTCGGCCGACGTCGCCCCCGACAGCTCGCTGAGCGGATCGGCGCAGGAGCGGGCCAGCTTCGACCAGCTCATCGACATCCTGCTGCTGATCGTGCTGGGCCTGCTCGCGGTGGCCGTGGTGATCGCGATCATCGGCGTCGGCAACACGATGGCCCTGTCGGTGCTCGAGCGCCGCAAGGAGTCGGGTGTGCTGCGGGCGCTGGGCCTGACCCGCGGTCAGCTGCGCTGGATGCTGCTGTGGGAGGCGATGCTGATCGCCGGGGTGGCCGCGGCCGTCGGGGTGGTGCTCGGCTCGACCTACGGGGTGCTCGCGGTCAAGGCGGCCCTGGGCAACTCGGGCAACGTCGAGATCTCGATCCCGGTGATGCAGGTGCTCGCGATCCTGGTGGTCGCCACGGTGGCCGGGGCGCTGGCCTCGGTGCTCCCGTCGCGGCGGGCCGCGCGCATCTCACCGGTGGCGGCGATCGCCTCCGCGTGA
- a CDS encoding ABC transporter ATP-binding protein, which translates to MSWSTPTQPVQHGHGPGGPVRESAVRAQGVRKTYGRGESAVGALRGVDVSFDKGAFTAIMGPSGSGKSTLMHVLAGLDTVSAGQIWLGDTELTGMNDAKLTKLRRDRIGFVFQAFNLIPALNAKANIELPMTLARRTPDAQWYDSIVERLGLTQRLTHRPTELSGGQQQRVAIARALLPRPDVIFADEPTGNLDSTAGAEVLSMLRASVRETGQTVVMVTHDPVAASYADRVVLLADGQIAGEIHSPTTDSVLDALRHLGG; encoded by the coding sequence ATGTCCTGGTCAACGCCCACGCAACCGGTCCAGCACGGTCACGGCCCGGGCGGGCCGGTGCGTGAGTCCGCCGTCCGCGCCCAGGGGGTGCGCAAGACCTACGGCCGCGGCGAGTCCGCGGTCGGTGCCCTGCGCGGGGTGGACGTGAGCTTCGACAAGGGCGCGTTCACCGCGATCATGGGCCCCTCCGGTTCCGGCAAGTCGACGCTGATGCACGTGCTCGCGGGTCTCGACACCGTCTCGGCCGGCCAGATCTGGCTCGGCGACACCGAACTCACCGGCATGAACGACGCGAAGCTCACCAAGCTCCGGCGCGACCGCATCGGTTTCGTGTTCCAGGCCTTCAACCTGATCCCGGCGCTCAACGCCAAGGCCAACATCGAGCTGCCGATGACGCTGGCGCGCCGCACGCCCGACGCCCAGTGGTACGACTCGATCGTCGAGCGCCTCGGCCTGACGCAGCGCCTGACCCACCGGCCCACCGAGCTGTCCGGCGGTCAGCAGCAGCGCGTGGCCATCGCCCGGGCCCTCCTGCCCCGTCCCGACGTGATTTTCGCCGACGAGCCGACCGGCAACCTGGACTCCACCGCGGGGGCCGAGGTGCTGAGCATGCTGCGGGCCAGCGTGCGCGAGACCGGCCAGACCGTGGTGATGGTGACGCACGACCCGGTCGCCGCCTCGTACGCCGACCGCGTGGTGCTGCTCGCCGACGGCCAGATCGCCGGTGAGATCCACTCCCCGACCACCGACAGCGTGCTCGACGCGCTGCGCCACCTGGGAGGCTGA